In one Parambassis ranga chromosome 6, fParRan2.1, whole genome shotgun sequence genomic region, the following are encoded:
- the cbx7b gene encoding chromobox protein homolog 7 isoform X2, protein MELSAIGEQVFAVESILKKRVRKGNVEYLLKWKGWPPKYSTWEPEEHILDQRLVQAYEEKEQRDRAVGYRRKGSKAKRLILENTVYTMDLRSAHKAPEKPPPRLRLSLMRSVAPEDEDQPYDACRPHHQISKQRRSRFRCLNSNPPSSTDEDWEGGGEEEEEEEEEEDGEEEEEVTAKKTEGRLNGQESTDGWSATVGPDEVAASEKPSDVWRPVIVPGEVTVTDVTLNSLTVTFRESRVAKGFFRDWGLAV, encoded by the exons ATGGAGCTGTCAGCGATAGGGGAGCAAGTGTTCGCTGTTGAATCGATCCTCAAGAAAAGAGTTAGAAAG GGGAATGTGGAGTACCTGTTGAAGTGGAAAGGATGGCCTCCAAA GTACAGCACCTGGGAACCTGAGGAACATATTCTGGACCAGCGCCTTGTACAGGCTTATGAAGAGAA AGAACAGAGAGACCGAGCTGTGGGTTACAGACGGAAAGGATCCAAAGCCAAAAGGCTTATTCTGGAG AATACCGTCTACACCATGGATCTCCGCAGCGCTCACAAGGCTCCGGAGAAACCTCCACCCCGCCTGCGCCTCTCTCTCATGCGTTCTGTGGCCCCTGAGGATGAGGATCAGCCGTATGATGCCTGCAGGCCACATCATCAAATAAGCAAACAGAGGAGGTCTCGGTTCAGATGCCTTAATTCAAACCCTCCAAGCTCAACAGACGAGGACTgggaaggagggggagaggaggaggaggaagaggaggaagaggaggatggagaagaggaggaggaggtgacggCAAAGAAGACTGAAGGCCGTTTAAATG GACAGGAAAGCACAGACGGCTGGAGTGCCACCGTTGGACCAGATGAGGTCGCTGCATCAGAGAAGCCAAGCGACGTCTGGAGACCCGTCATCGTGCCGGGAGAGGTGACAGTGACGGACGTCACCCTCAACTCCCTCACAGTGACTTTCCGAGAGTCAAGAGTGGCCAAAGGCTTCTTCAGAGACTGGGGCCTGGCGGTCTGA
- the cbx7b gene encoding chromobox protein homolog 7 isoform X5: MNEFMVRQTGFYVLVTSHRYSTWEPEEHILDQRLVQAYEEKEQRDRAVGYRRKGSKAKRLILENTVYTMDLRSAHKAPEKPPPRLRLSLMRSVAPEDEDQPYDACRPHHQISKQRRSRFRCLNSNPPSSTDEDWEGGGEEEEEEEEEEDGEEEEEVTAKKTEGRLNGQESTDGWSATVGPDEVAASEKPSDVWRPVIVPGEVTVTDVTLNSLTVTFRESRVAKGFFRDWGLAV, encoded by the exons atgaatgagtttATGGTGAGACAAACAGGGTTTTATGTACTTGTAACTTCTCATAGGTACAGCACCTGGGAACCTGAGGAACATATTCTGGACCAGCGCCTTGTACAGGCTTATGAAGAGAA AGAACAGAGAGACCGAGCTGTGGGTTACAGACGGAAAGGATCCAAAGCCAAAAGGCTTATTCTGGAG AATACCGTCTACACCATGGATCTCCGCAGCGCTCACAAGGCTCCGGAGAAACCTCCACCCCGCCTGCGCCTCTCTCTCATGCGTTCTGTGGCCCCTGAGGATGAGGATCAGCCGTATGATGCCTGCAGGCCACATCATCAAATAAGCAAACAGAGGAGGTCTCGGTTCAGATGCCTTAATTCAAACCCTCCAAGCTCAACAGACGAGGACTgggaaggagggggagaggaggaggaggaagaggaggaagaggaggatggagaagaggaggaggaggtgacggCAAAGAAGACTGAAGGCCGTTTAAATG GACAGGAAAGCACAGACGGCTGGAGTGCCACCGTTGGACCAGATGAGGTCGCTGCATCAGAGAAGCCAAGCGACGTCTGGAGACCCGTCATCGTGCCGGGAGAGGTGACAGTGACGGACGTCACCCTCAACTCCCTCACAGTGACTTTCCGAGAGTCAAGAGTGGCCAAAGGCTTCTTCAGAGACTGGGGCCTGGCGGTCTGA
- the cbx7b gene encoding chromobox protein homolog 7 isoform X4, whose protein sequence is MASKMIPSTLTDEDGANVYSTWEPEEHILDQRLVQAYEEKCLIFGGFSREQRDRAVGYRRKGSKAKRLILENTVYTMDLRSAHKAPEKPPPRLRLSLMRSVAPEDEDQPYDACRPHHQISKQRRSRFRCLNSNPPSSTDEDWEGGGEEEEEEEEEEDGEEEEEVTAKKTEGRLNGQESTDGWSATVGPDEVAASEKPSDVWRPVIVPGEVTVTDVTLNSLTVTFRESRVAKGFFRDWGLAV, encoded by the exons ATGGCCTCCAAA ATGATACCATCCACTTTGACTGATGAAGATGGAGCCAATGT GTACAGCACCTGGGAACCTGAGGAACATATTCTGGACCAGCGCCTTGTACAGGCTTATGAAGAGAA ATGCCTGATTTTTGGGGGCTTTTCTAGAGAACAGAGAGACCGAGCTGTGGGTTACAGACGGAAAGGATCCAAAGCCAAAAGGCTTATTCTGGAG AATACCGTCTACACCATGGATCTCCGCAGCGCTCACAAGGCTCCGGAGAAACCTCCACCCCGCCTGCGCCTCTCTCTCATGCGTTCTGTGGCCCCTGAGGATGAGGATCAGCCGTATGATGCCTGCAGGCCACATCATCAAATAAGCAAACAGAGGAGGTCTCGGTTCAGATGCCTTAATTCAAACCCTCCAAGCTCAACAGACGAGGACTgggaaggagggggagaggaggaggaggaagaggaggaagaggaggatggagaagaggaggaggaggtgacggCAAAGAAGACTGAAGGCCGTTTAAATG GACAGGAAAGCACAGACGGCTGGAGTGCCACCGTTGGACCAGATGAGGTCGCTGCATCAGAGAAGCCAAGCGACGTCTGGAGACCCGTCATCGTGCCGGGAGAGGTGACAGTGACGGACGTCACCCTCAACTCCCTCACAGTGACTTTCCGAGAGTCAAGAGTGGCCAAAGGCTTCTTCAGAGACTGGGGCCTGGCGGTCTGA
- the cbx7b gene encoding chromobox protein homolog 7 isoform X6 gives MASKMIPSTLTDEDGANVYSTWEPEEHILDQRLVQAYEEKEQRDRAVGYRRKGSKAKRLILENTVYTMDLRSAHKAPEKPPPRLRLSLMRSVAPEDEDQPYDACRPHHQISKQRRSRFRCLNSNPPSSTDEDWEGGGEEEEEEEEEEDGEEEEEVTAKKTEGRLNGQESTDGWSATVGPDEVAASEKPSDVWRPVIVPGEVTVTDVTLNSLTVTFRESRVAKGFFRDWGLAV, from the exons ATGGCCTCCAAA ATGATACCATCCACTTTGACTGATGAAGATGGAGCCAATGT GTACAGCACCTGGGAACCTGAGGAACATATTCTGGACCAGCGCCTTGTACAGGCTTATGAAGAGAA AGAACAGAGAGACCGAGCTGTGGGTTACAGACGGAAAGGATCCAAAGCCAAAAGGCTTATTCTGGAG AATACCGTCTACACCATGGATCTCCGCAGCGCTCACAAGGCTCCGGAGAAACCTCCACCCCGCCTGCGCCTCTCTCTCATGCGTTCTGTGGCCCCTGAGGATGAGGATCAGCCGTATGATGCCTGCAGGCCACATCATCAAATAAGCAAACAGAGGAGGTCTCGGTTCAGATGCCTTAATTCAAACCCTCCAAGCTCAACAGACGAGGACTgggaaggagggggagaggaggaggaggaagaggaggaagaggaggatggagaagaggaggaggaggtgacggCAAAGAAGACTGAAGGCCGTTTAAATG GACAGGAAAGCACAGACGGCTGGAGTGCCACCGTTGGACCAGATGAGGTCGCTGCATCAGAGAAGCCAAGCGACGTCTGGAGACCCGTCATCGTGCCGGGAGAGGTGACAGTGACGGACGTCACCCTCAACTCCCTCACAGTGACTTTCCGAGAGTCAAGAGTGGCCAAAGGCTTCTTCAGAGACTGGGGCCTGGCGGTCTGA
- the desi1b gene encoding desumoylating isopeptidase 1b, with the protein MDQTGTYPVKLYIYDLSRGMARQLSPVMLGKQLDGIWHTAIVVHGKEFFFVGGGVNSCSPGGTHLGEPDSIVDLGFTEVPAEIFMDYLTSLAESTYSGDKYNLFEHNCNSFSNEVAQFLTGKKIPSYITDLPSEVLSTPFGQALRPLLDSMNINPGGNNITGQR; encoded by the exons ATGGACCAAACTGGCACTTACCCAGTGAAATTGTACATTTACGACCTGTCCAGAGGCATGGCTCGGCAGCTGAGTCCTGTCATGCTAG GGAAACAACTTGATGGGATTTG GCACACCGCCATTGTGGTCCATGGAAAGGAGTTCTTCTTTGTAGGGGGCGGCGTCAACAGTTGTTCACCT GGTGGTACCCATCTGGGCGAGCCTGACTCCATAGTCGACTTGGGCTTCACTGAGGTGCCTGCAGAGATATTTATGGACTACTTAACATCACTGGCGGAGTCCACATACAG TGGTGACAAGTACAACTTGTTTGAGCACAACTGCAACTCCTTCAGCAATGAGGTGGCCCAATTTCTTACGGGCAAAAAGATCCCATCATATATAACAGACCTTCCATCTGAAGTACTGTCCAC GCCGTTTGGCCAGGCTCTCCGTCCCTTATTGGATTCCATGAATATAAATCCTGGCGGTAACAACATAACTGGTCAGAGATAG
- the xrcc6 gene encoding X-ray repair cross-complementing protein 6, translated as MAEWNAYYQNEEEEEYQEEGEQSAGDYKITGRDSLVFLVDASKEMFIKEEDGQPSNFDMTMQVVRSVYTSKIISSHRDLVALVFYGTEQSKNPRNSFKHVYVYHDLDEPGAKRVQEVDALRGVKGAQLAGETMGNGETSLGDALWCCANLYSDIKLRLSHKRLMIFTCRDDPHGGDSVKDRQARTKASDLKETGVVIDLMHLMKPGGFDVSLFFRDIVSPPEDESELGLQLEPCEKLDDLQNRVRAKEQKKRALSRLSLCLGEGLNVAVGIYETAVTARKPPAIRLYRETNDPVRSKTRTFHTQTGSLLLPSEIKKAQVYGNKQIVMERDEVDAIQKFDDPGLYLIGFKPMETLKLHHHIRPALFLYPEEDEVKGSACLFSALLKKCSEKEVYALCRCISRRNYPPRFVALVPQNEEVDEVKIQITPPGFNVIFLPYADDLRTLDPPHFPSALPIQVDKMKEIVTKLRFPYKSGAFENPVIQQHFRNLEALALDMMAPEDIEDLIMPKVDQIDRRLGPLVQEFKDLVYPDGYNPESKPAPKRKTADASGGAEKKPKVEVTEDDLKAHVQKGTLGKLTVPVLKEACKQFGVRTTGTKKQELIDALVARLGS; from the exons ATGGCAGAGTGGAACGCCTACTAccagaatgaggaagaggaggaataCCAGGAGGAAGGGGAGCAGTCTGCAg GAGATTATAAGATCACAGGACGTGACAGTTTGGTGTTCTTGGTGGATGCTTCCAAAGAAATGTTCATTAAAGAGGAAGATGGACAACCTTCTAACTTTGATATGACCATGCAG GTTGTGCGCAGTGTGTACACTAGTAAGATCATCAGCAGTCACAGGGACCTGGTGGCTCTGGTGTTCTACGGCACAGAGCAAAGCAAAAACCCCAGGaattcattcaaacatgtttatgtgtacCATGACCTTGATGAACCTG GTGCAAAGCGTGTGCAGGAGGTAGATGCTCTGCGGGGGGTAAAAGGTGCTCAGCTAGCAGGAGAGACCATGGGCAATGGGGAGACATCATTAGGAGATGCCCTGTGGTGCTGCGCCAACCTCTACAGTGACATCAAGCTTCGCCTCTCACATAAGCGGCTCATGATTTTCACCTGCAGGGATGATCCGCATGGGGGAGACAGCGTCAAGGACCGACAAGCTCGCACCAAAGCCAGTGATCTCAAGGAGACTG GTGTTGTGATTGATTTAATGCACTTAATGAAACCGGGCGGCTTCGATGTCTCGCTCTTCTTTCGTGACATTGTAAGTCCACCAGAGGATGAGAGTGAGTTAGGCCTGCAGCTGGAGCCGTGTGAAAAACTAGACGACCTCCAGAATCGAGTGCGAGCTaaggagcagaagaagagagcttTGTCCAG GTTGAGCCTGTGTCTTGGTGAGGGCTTAAATGTAGCAGTAGGAATTTATGAAACTGCTGTGACTGCTCGGAAACCACCTGCCATCAGACTTTACAGGGAAACCAACGATCCTGTCCGCAGCAAAACACGTACCTTCCACACTCAGACTGGCAGTCTGCTGTTGCCCAGCGAGATAAAGAAAGCCCAG gtgTATGGAAACAAACAGATAGTGATGGAGAGGGACGAGGTGGACGCCATCCAGAAGTTTGATGACCCTGGCCTGTATTTGATTGGCTTCAAACCAATGGAGACGCTCAAACTGCACCACCATATCCGGCCCGCTTTGTTCCTCTATccagaggaggatgaggtgAAAG GTAGTGCTTGTCTGTTCTCTGCCTTGTTGAAGAAGTGTAGCGAGAAGGAAGTGTACGCTCTGTGCCGTTGCATCTCTCGTCGAAACTACCCGCCTCGGTTTGTCGCATTGGTCCCTCAGAATGAGGAGGTTGATGAGGTGAAAATACAGATCACGCCACCAG GTTTCAATGTGATCTTTCTGCCGTACGCTGATGACTTGCGGACTCTGGATCCTCCCCACTTCCCATCAGCCTTACCAATCCAGGTGGATAAGATGAAGGAAATCGTCACTAAGCTCCGCTTCCCATACAA GAGTGGTGCTTTCGAGAATCCAGTCATCCAGCAGCATTTCAGGAACCTGGAGGCCTTAGCTCTGGATATGATGGCTCCAGAAGACATAGAGGACCTCATCA TGCCAAAGGTGGACCAGATTGACCGCCGTCTCGGCCCTTTGGTCCAAGAATTTAAAGATTTAGTTTATCCTGATGGCTACAATCCAGAGAGCAAGCCAGCCCCTAAACGGAAAACAG CTGATGCCAGCGGTGGAGCTGAGAAGAAGCCCAAAGTGGAGGTGACAGAAGATGACCTGAAAGCCCACGTGCAGAAAGGCACTCTGGGAAAGCTGACCGTCCCGGTGCTGAAGGAGGCCTGTAAGCAGTTTGGAGTTCGAACCACTGGGACAAAGAAGCAGGAGCTGATCGATGCTCTAGTGGCCCGGCTGGGTTCATGA
- the LOC114437560 gene encoding GTPase IMAP family member 4-like codes for MECQCPTGGSEDAVAGWWMNSNNVQWGAFTVVGYLLYRFSQTLPALIRWPIRLFCSLTGVSALWGWVSRLVGTIRGIQSLFKWLSQIWQFIVGVSSRCKWLVAFIKATTGDGSLDSETDPSRRIWNLISAKRPGLRLVLLGPTGGGRTSLADTLLGKSETRTPLMESNKRRAVVDGTDLTVIDTPDLLGSSLGNSKRAREALRSLQLASPGPHAFLLVIQPPGSSMNIDQDVTRAMRAAVELFGEEVKEYILPVLTHADHQLLREDVGSLKGAVSLCGQQPELVDNSPERPTEAQRETCRGLVGRAMEMKELRGHFVHELQRREDRIREELLADMASALDKKLGHM; via the exons ATGGAGTGTCAGTGTCCTACAGGCGGCTCTGAAGATGCCGTTGCAG gctggTGGATGAACAGCAACAATGTCCAGTGGGGAGCTTTTACTGTGGTGGGGTATCTTCTCTACAGGTTCTCACAGA CTCTCCCAGCTCTGATCCGATGGCCCATTCGCCTCTTCTGCTCCTTAACTG GTGTGTCAGCTCTTTGGGGCTGGGTGAGCCGGCTAGTAGGAACCATCCGTG GAATCCAGAGCCTGTTTAAATGGCTGTCTCAAATTTGGCAGTTTATTGTTG GAGTTTCATCCAGATGCAAGTGGCTGGTCGCGTTCATCAAAGCCACTACAG GAGATGGATCTTTGGATTCTGAGACAGATCCCAGCAGAAGAATATGGAACCTAATCAGTGCCAAAAGACCAGGCCTGAGGCTGGTCCTCCTGGGGCCCACTGGTGGAGGACGGACCTCCCTAGCAGATACTTTGTTGGGTAAAAGTGAGACAAGGACTCCTCTAATGGAAAGCAACAAGCGAAGGGCCGTGGTGGATGGTACAGATCTTACAGTCATTGACACCCCAGATCTTTTGGGATCATCATTGGGGAACAGCAAGAGAGCCAGAGAAGCTCTGAGGAGTCTTCAGCTCGCCAGTCCTGGACCACATGCCTTTCTTCTGGTGATCCAACCTCCAGGCTCCAGCATGAATATCGACCAGGATGTCACCCGGGCGATGCGAGCAGCCGTGGAATTGTTTGGAGAGGAAGTGAAAGAGTACATCCTCCCAGTGCTCACTCATGCGGACCATCAGCTGCTTAGGGAGGACGTAGGGAGTCTGAAaggagctgtgtctctgtgtggacagcAGCCTGAGCTGGTGGACAACAGTCCAGAGCGCCCcacagaggcacagagagagacGTGCAGAGGTCTGGTGGGGCGTGCGATGGAGATGAAGGAGCTGAGGGGGCACTTCGTCCacgagctgcagaggagggaggaccgcattagggaggagctgctGGCTGACATGGCCTCTGCACTGGATAAAAAACTGGGACACATGTAA
- the cbx7b gene encoding chromobox protein homolog 7 isoform X1: MELSAIGEQVFAVESILKKRVRKGNVEYLLKWKGWPPKYSTWEPEEHILDQRLVQAYEEKCLIFGGFSREQRDRAVGYRRKGSKAKRLILENTVYTMDLRSAHKAPEKPPPRLRLSLMRSVAPEDEDQPYDACRPHHQISKQRRSRFRCLNSNPPSSTDEDWEGGGEEEEEEEEEEDGEEEEEVTAKKTEGRLNGQESTDGWSATVGPDEVAASEKPSDVWRPVIVPGEVTVTDVTLNSLTVTFRESRVAKGFFRDWGLAV, from the exons ATGGAGCTGTCAGCGATAGGGGAGCAAGTGTTCGCTGTTGAATCGATCCTCAAGAAAAGAGTTAGAAAG GGGAATGTGGAGTACCTGTTGAAGTGGAAAGGATGGCCTCCAAA GTACAGCACCTGGGAACCTGAGGAACATATTCTGGACCAGCGCCTTGTACAGGCTTATGAAGAGAA ATGCCTGATTTTTGGGGGCTTTTCTAGAGAACAGAGAGACCGAGCTGTGGGTTACAGACGGAAAGGATCCAAAGCCAAAAGGCTTATTCTGGAG AATACCGTCTACACCATGGATCTCCGCAGCGCTCACAAGGCTCCGGAGAAACCTCCACCCCGCCTGCGCCTCTCTCTCATGCGTTCTGTGGCCCCTGAGGATGAGGATCAGCCGTATGATGCCTGCAGGCCACATCATCAAATAAGCAAACAGAGGAGGTCTCGGTTCAGATGCCTTAATTCAAACCCTCCAAGCTCAACAGACGAGGACTgggaaggagggggagaggaggaggaggaagaggaggaagaggaggatggagaagaggaggaggaggtgacggCAAAGAAGACTGAAGGCCGTTTAAATG GACAGGAAAGCACAGACGGCTGGAGTGCCACCGTTGGACCAGATGAGGTCGCTGCATCAGAGAAGCCAAGCGACGTCTGGAGACCCGTCATCGTGCCGGGAGAGGTGACAGTGACGGACGTCACCCTCAACTCCCTCACAGTGACTTTCCGAGAGTCAAGAGTGGCCAAAGGCTTCTTCAGAGACTGGGGCCTGGCGGTCTGA
- the josd1 gene encoding josephin-1: MGSAPYPAGEWKGKGRGGLQELGCMPWKVSKQKGGGGEVVVVVGAEERRCKDPKDTQQQQQDLSSSSSSLTSPAPPRPSLTPVAIYHEKQRRELCALHALNNVFQDGTAFSRDTLQEIYQRLSPSTMVTPHKKSMLGNGNYDVNVIMAALQTRGFEAVWWDKRRDVGSIELSNVEGFILNVPSNLRWGPLRLPLKRQHWIGVREVGGVYYNLDSKLRNPQPIGNPEELRKFLRQQLRGKNCELLLVVSEEVEAHQTWRSDG; this comes from the exons ATGGGAAGCGCTCCGTATCCAGCGGGTGAGTGGAAGGGGAAAGGCCGAGGCGGCCTCCAGGAGCTGGGCTGCATGCCCTGGAAGGTCAGCAAGCAGAAAGGTGGTGgaggggaggtggtggtggtggtgggagcagaggagaggaggtgcaAGGATCCCAAggacactcagcagcagcagcaggatctctcgtcctcctcttcctccctcacatCCCCAGCTCCTCCTCGTCCTTCtctgacacctgtggccatctATCATGAGAAGCAGCGGAGGGAGCTGTGTGCCCTGCACGCGCTGAATAACGTCTTCCAGGATGGGACGGCTTTCAGTCGGGACACCCTGCAGGAGATATACCAGAG GCTTTCTCCCAGCACCATGGTGACACCTCATAAGAagagcatgctgggaaatggGAATTATGATGTAAATGTCATCATGGCAGCCCTGCAGACTCGAGGGTTTGAGGCAGTTTGGTGGGATAAAAGAAG GGATGTAGGTAGCATCGAGCTGTCCAATGTGGAGGGCTTCATTCTGAACGTACCGTCCAATCTGCGCTGGGGGCCCCTCCGGTTGCCTCTCAAACGCCAGCACTGGATTGGAGTCAGAGAAGTTGGGGGAGTCTACTACAATCTGGACTCCAAGCTGCGGAACCCTCAACCTATTGGCAACCCGGAGGAGCTTAG GAAGTTTCTCCGACAGCAGCTGCGAGGGAAGAACTGTGAACTCCTATTAGTGGTCTCAGAAGAAGTGGAGGCACACCAAACATGGCGGTCTGATGGCTAA
- the cbx7b gene encoding chromobox protein homolog 7 isoform X3, giving the protein MNEFMVRQTGFYVLVTSHRYSTWEPEEHILDQRLVQAYEEKCLIFGGFSREQRDRAVGYRRKGSKAKRLILENTVYTMDLRSAHKAPEKPPPRLRLSLMRSVAPEDEDQPYDACRPHHQISKQRRSRFRCLNSNPPSSTDEDWEGGGEEEEEEEEEEDGEEEEEVTAKKTEGRLNGQESTDGWSATVGPDEVAASEKPSDVWRPVIVPGEVTVTDVTLNSLTVTFRESRVAKGFFRDWGLAV; this is encoded by the exons atgaatgagtttATGGTGAGACAAACAGGGTTTTATGTACTTGTAACTTCTCATAGGTACAGCACCTGGGAACCTGAGGAACATATTCTGGACCAGCGCCTTGTACAGGCTTATGAAGAGAA ATGCCTGATTTTTGGGGGCTTTTCTAGAGAACAGAGAGACCGAGCTGTGGGTTACAGACGGAAAGGATCCAAAGCCAAAAGGCTTATTCTGGAG AATACCGTCTACACCATGGATCTCCGCAGCGCTCACAAGGCTCCGGAGAAACCTCCACCCCGCCTGCGCCTCTCTCTCATGCGTTCTGTGGCCCCTGAGGATGAGGATCAGCCGTATGATGCCTGCAGGCCACATCATCAAATAAGCAAACAGAGGAGGTCTCGGTTCAGATGCCTTAATTCAAACCCTCCAAGCTCAACAGACGAGGACTgggaaggagggggagaggaggaggaggaagaggaggaagaggaggatggagaagaggaggaggaggtgacggCAAAGAAGACTGAAGGCCGTTTAAATG GACAGGAAAGCACAGACGGCTGGAGTGCCACCGTTGGACCAGATGAGGTCGCTGCATCAGAGAAGCCAAGCGACGTCTGGAGACCCGTCATCGTGCCGGGAGAGGTGACAGTGACGGACGTCACCCTCAACTCCCTCACAGTGACTTTCCGAGAGTCAAGAGTGGCCAAAGGCTTCTTCAGAGACTGGGGCCTGGCGGTCTGA